In Arthrobacter burdickii, one DNA window encodes the following:
- a CDS encoding multicopper oxidase domain-containing protein has product MSPLSLYINEGFLPMVDGSLVYHRGYGDRATRMNDTSPSLTTGPWVFTAAGQVVPSRSYPLNAPVPPYGRPAPLGPDPALQRHFLPRRAYWASSFPGRTLIAETGSTISILLHNTLSQPHEMLFHGAGSAGADVTSGPIASGQSTLLEFRAPVPGTYLFSDPGNQPVERTLGLYGGLVVIDPQNAWRLGPNGPEFERQWLWMCHDVVPNWARIASQGQTVDPRTTPPVPRYFTLNGFSGFQALALTTDVEFNRHREEDTLPSGYPRDTDVRNFSASPAPGAVRTGQLMRMLNAGIVNHQLHYHGNHVWTVRANGVDFPRSGGRVSAAGDVVLQQWEDTVQLQAGERKEAMLSVRRPPETVDAVWNARNEDWKYPMHCHAEPSQTAAGGLYPGGLMADWVLANGPVEPGLPGSTGDEAHHTFRSQVDFASDQPQEGSPSTEFPLRPDVSMHLDFFSRELTFPDGSSREVWSFQNETSGRQLPAPLVRMTEGEVFHGTVKPSKNVHTIHWHGIEPDPRNDGVGHTSFEVTGSYTYQWRPEPAQRGNPNKGSAGTYFYHCHVNTPLHVQMGMFGALIVDPPSDPARPTPTGTRRHSSEGPLYDIATETLIAPYSIDPRWHGLNHAAGLSGEDVGLNRFEPKHFYLLGASFLPAREAIASGPSPR; this is encoded by the coding sequence ATGAGCCCGCTGAGTTTGTACATCAACGAGGGGTTCCTGCCCATGGTGGACGGCTCGCTCGTCTACCACCGTGGATACGGTGACAGGGCTACCCGGATGAATGACACGAGCCCGTCGCTGACAACGGGACCATGGGTATTCACGGCCGCGGGACAGGTGGTCCCCAGCCGTAGCTATCCCCTGAATGCCCCGGTGCCGCCGTACGGCAGACCAGCCCCCCTGGGCCCGGACCCGGCGCTCCAGCGGCATTTCCTCCCCCGGCGTGCGTACTGGGCGAGTTCGTTCCCTGGGCGGACACTGATCGCCGAGACAGGAAGCACCATCAGCATCCTGTTGCACAACACACTGTCACAGCCCCACGAGATGCTCTTCCACGGCGCGGGTTCGGCAGGCGCGGACGTCACCAGCGGACCCATCGCTTCCGGACAGTCCACGCTCCTGGAGTTCCGTGCTCCTGTGCCCGGAACGTATCTGTTCTCCGATCCCGGCAACCAGCCCGTGGAGAGAACCTTGGGCCTGTACGGCGGCCTGGTGGTCATCGACCCCCAGAATGCCTGGCGGCTCGGCCCGAACGGACCCGAGTTCGAGCGCCAGTGGTTGTGGATGTGCCACGACGTGGTGCCGAACTGGGCGCGCATCGCCTCCCAGGGGCAGACCGTCGACCCGCGCACCACACCACCTGTGCCACGGTATTTCACGCTCAACGGATTTTCCGGTTTCCAAGCGCTGGCCCTCACCACCGACGTGGAGTTCAACAGGCATCGGGAGGAAGACACACTGCCCTCGGGGTATCCCCGGGATACCGATGTGCGCAACTTCAGCGCGTCCCCCGCCCCGGGTGCAGTCCGCACCGGCCAGCTCATGAGGATGCTCAACGCGGGCATCGTGAACCACCAACTGCACTACCACGGGAACCATGTGTGGACTGTGCGGGCCAACGGCGTCGACTTCCCGCGATCAGGCGGCCGCGTCAGCGCCGCGGGAGACGTCGTCCTTCAGCAGTGGGAGGACACGGTCCAGCTCCAGGCGGGAGAACGCAAGGAAGCGATGCTTTCGGTCCGCCGTCCGCCCGAGACCGTGGACGCGGTGTGGAACGCGAGGAACGAGGACTGGAAGTATCCCATGCACTGCCATGCCGAACCGTCGCAGACGGCAGCGGGCGGACTCTACCCCGGCGGTCTGATGGCCGACTGGGTGCTCGCCAACGGCCCCGTCGAGCCCGGCCTGCCGGGTTCGACGGGGGACGAGGCACACCACACGTTCCGGAGCCAGGTGGATTTCGCGTCGGACCAGCCGCAAGAGGGCAGCCCTAGTACCGAGTTCCCGCTCCGCCCGGACGTCTCGATGCACCTCGACTTCTTCAGCAGGGAGCTCACCTTCCCTGACGGCTCCTCCCGGGAGGTGTGGAGTTTCCAGAACGAGACGTCAGGCAGGCAGCTGCCTGCTCCGCTCGTGCGGATGACCGAAGGCGAGGTCTTCCACGGGACGGTCAAGCCGAGCAAGAACGTCCATACGATCCACTGGCACGGCATCGAGCCGGATCCCCGCAACGATGGCGTGGGCCACACCTCCTTCGAGGTGACTGGCAGCTACACCTATCAGTGGCGGCCCGAACCTGCGCAGCGGGGCAACCCGAACAAGGGCTCCGCCGGCACCTACTTCTACCACTGCCACGTCAACACACCCCTCCACGTCCAAATGGGCATGTTCGGGGCCCTCATCGTCGATCCGCCGTCCGACCCCGCCCGCCCCACCCCGACGGGAACCCGCCGCCATTCCTCCGAAGGGCCCCTGTACGACATCGCAACGGAGACGCTCATCGCACCGTACTCGATCGATCCACGGTGGCACGGGCTGAACCACGCCGCGGGGCTGTCCGGCGAGGACGTGGGCCTCAACCGCTTCGAGCCCAAGCACTTCTACCTGCTGGGGGCGTCATTCCTGCCCGCCCGAGAGGCGATCGCGTCTGGGCCCTCTCCGCGATGA
- a CDS encoding response regulator transcription factor, protein MADASHHSMTDNLPRLAHPDGSPIRALVVDDETSLAELVSMGLRMAGWSVTTAGDGAAAVSAARNFRPDVLVLDVMMPGVDGIEALKRIRTFAPNVPALFLTAKDAVQDRISGLSAGGDDYVTKPFSMEELLLRLHRLVQRSGVAASDSAELVVGDLVMNVDTREVTRNGEDIALTSTQWELLRYLMENPRRVVSKSQILDNVWNYDFGGQANIVELYISYLRKKIDAGRTPMIHTVRGAGYVLKPAAS, encoded by the coding sequence ATGGCCGACGCCTCGCACCACTCCATGACCGACAACCTGCCGCGCCTCGCGCATCCCGACGGCAGCCCGATCCGCGCCCTCGTCGTCGACGACGAGACGAGCCTCGCGGAACTCGTCAGCATGGGCCTTCGGATGGCGGGCTGGAGCGTGACGACGGCCGGTGACGGCGCCGCAGCCGTTTCCGCGGCGCGGAACTTCCGCCCCGACGTCCTGGTCCTCGACGTCATGATGCCCGGCGTCGACGGCATCGAGGCGCTCAAAAGGATCCGCACGTTCGCACCGAACGTCCCCGCCCTGTTCCTCACGGCGAAGGACGCCGTGCAGGACCGCATCTCGGGGCTCTCCGCCGGCGGCGACGACTACGTCACCAAGCCCTTCAGCATGGAGGAGCTCCTGCTGCGCCTCCACCGCCTCGTCCAGCGCTCCGGCGTCGCGGCGTCGGATTCCGCGGAACTGGTGGTCGGGGACCTCGTGATGAACGTCGACACGCGCGAAGTCACCCGCAATGGGGAGGACATCGCCCTGACCTCCACCCAGTGGGAGCTGCTGCGCTACCTCATGGAGAATCCGCGCCGCGTGGTCAGCAAGTCCCAGATCCTCGACAACGTGTGGAACTACGATTTCGGCGGCCAGGCGAACATCGTCGAGCTGTACATCTCCTATCTCCGGAAGAAGATCGACGCCGGGCGCACTCCCATGATCCACACCGTCCGCGGCGCCGGGTACGTGCTCAAACCCGCGGCTTCGTGA
- a CDS encoding HAMP domain-containing sensor histidine kinase, with protein MTPPHPAGARPGRRPLHLRTKLILATLALLTAICVAIGVLSHLAMSSYLTGQLDDALTPAAGRAGFPGGRPPGDDDDRPFRNVDPENAAGQRPGTLNAVFSDGEAQNSALVQDDGTTEPLTDADLDVLAAVGPGSGPAELELSSGRYRVDAAALPTGLTPDGSVLVTGLSTTERDSTLVSLDITVAGLSLAGLALTGLAGTVIIRRSLRPLEELSAVATSVSQLPLSSGEVAIPVRVPPAAAQPGTEVGTVGLALNEMIDHVTSALRERHASEMKVRQFVADASHELRTPLTSIRGYTELVLMSEAVSPSGRSALERVDSESKRMSSLVEDLLLLARLDEGQRGEASDVDLTELVIETTSDAQVAAPGYTWSLDLPDEPVEVRAVEAEVRQVLINLLSNAHKHTPPGTVISTALAVGEGRASITVTDSGPGIDPAFLGTIFTRFSRGDAARSASAGSTGLGLAIVQALVEANGGSISVTSEPGRTQFRVDLPISQPAHMPDQEHV; from the coding sequence GTGACTCCTCCGCATCCCGCGGGCGCCCGACCGGGACGCCGTCCGCTGCACCTCCGCACGAAGCTGATCCTGGCGACCCTCGCACTGCTCACGGCGATCTGCGTGGCCATCGGCGTCCTCAGCCACCTCGCCATGAGCAGCTACCTCACGGGGCAGCTCGACGACGCGCTCACGCCCGCCGCCGGGCGCGCCGGTTTCCCCGGCGGGCGCCCGCCCGGCGACGACGACGACCGGCCCTTTCGAAACGTGGATCCGGAGAACGCGGCCGGCCAGCGACCGGGCACCCTCAACGCCGTCTTCTCTGACGGCGAGGCGCAGAACTCCGCGCTCGTGCAGGATGACGGCACCACGGAACCGCTCACCGACGCCGACCTCGACGTCCTCGCCGCCGTCGGCCCCGGCAGTGGACCCGCGGAACTGGAGCTTTCGAGCGGGCGCTACCGCGTCGATGCCGCGGCCCTGCCCACCGGCCTCACCCCCGACGGCTCCGTCCTCGTCACCGGCCTGTCCACCACCGAGCGCGACAGCACCCTCGTGTCCCTCGACATCACGGTGGCCGGGCTCTCGCTGGCCGGACTGGCGCTGACCGGGCTCGCAGGAACCGTGATCATCCGCCGGTCCCTGCGCCCCCTCGAGGAACTGTCGGCCGTCGCGACGTCCGTCTCGCAGCTTCCCCTGTCCTCCGGCGAAGTGGCCATCCCCGTGCGGGTCCCCCCTGCCGCAGCCCAGCCCGGTACGGAGGTCGGCACCGTAGGGCTGGCCCTGAACGAGATGATCGACCACGTCACGAGCGCCCTGCGGGAACGCCATGCGAGCGAGATGAAGGTGCGGCAGTTCGTGGCGGACGCGAGCCACGAACTCCGCACGCCCCTGACCTCCATCCGCGGCTACACCGAGCTGGTCCTCATGAGCGAGGCCGTGAGCCCGTCCGGACGGTCCGCGCTCGAACGCGTGGACAGCGAGTCGAAGCGCATGTCGTCCCTCGTCGAGGACCTCCTGCTGCTCGCGCGCCTCGACGAGGGCCAGCGCGGCGAGGCATCCGACGTCGACCTCACCGAACTCGTGATCGAAACGACGAGCGACGCGCAGGTGGCGGCGCCGGGCTACACCTGGAGCCTGGACCTGCCGGACGAGCCCGTCGAGGTGCGGGCCGTCGAGGCCGAGGTCCGCCAGGTGCTCATCAACCTGCTCTCCAACGCGCACAAGCACACGCCGCCGGGCACGGTGATCTCCACCGCCCTCGCAGTGGGGGAGGGACGCGCGAGCATCACCGTCACGGATTCCGGTCCGGGCATCGATCCGGCCTTCCTCGGCACCATCTTCACCCGGTTCAGCCGGGGGGACGCCGCGCGGTCCGCGAGCGCGGGTAGCACGGGCCTCGGACTCGCGATCGTCCAGGCGCTGGTCGAGGCGAACGGCGGGAGCATCAGTGTGACCAGCGAGCCGGGCCGCACGCAGTTCCGCGTGGACCTCCCGATCTCACAGCCCGCGCACATGCCGGACCAAGAGCACGTCTAG
- a CDS encoding AAA family ATPase, whose translation MTPAAQSTTARFIVVLAGIDGAGKTTAAHALSRLLGPSRPTLVLANHSGRRTVAAWLDRSGRTLPVWVLDLAESAVRSVNVVANHLRARRFDGVVIMDRHLSCQQALRGSRGFGRSRILGALARMLPPDAVVFLDVSPEEAYRRIMARGTDAESLQHLRAYREGYLALPEFAGFYRVAADAPLLAVLDDVEEVISRGTPAAERPLTGARGYPFPAVAGHSGGTAMPARVEVDHY comes from the coding sequence ATGACCCCAGCAGCACAGAGCACCACCGCCCGCTTCATCGTCGTCCTGGCAGGCATCGACGGTGCGGGGAAGACGACGGCCGCGCACGCCCTCAGCCGGCTCCTCGGGCCGTCCCGGCCCACCCTCGTCCTCGCCAACCACTCGGGACGGCGCACCGTGGCGGCGTGGCTCGACCGATCCGGACGAACACTCCCGGTGTGGGTCCTCGACCTCGCCGAGTCCGCTGTCCGATCGGTCAACGTGGTCGCGAACCACCTGCGCGCCCGGCGGTTCGACGGCGTGGTCATCATGGACCGGCACCTCTCCTGCCAGCAGGCGCTGCGCGGCTCCCGCGGGTTCGGCCGGAGCCGAATCCTCGGCGCCCTGGCACGGATGCTTCCCCCTGACGCCGTGGTGTTCCTCGATGTGAGCCCCGAGGAGGCCTACCGGCGGATCATGGCGCGGGGCACCGACGCGGAGAGCCTCCAGCACCTCCGGGCCTACCGGGAGGGTTACCTGGCACTTCCCGAATTCGCAGGCTTCTACCGCGTGGCGGCGGATGCACCCCTGCTGGCCGTCCTCGACGACGTCGAGGAGGTCATCAGCCGGGGGACGCCGGCGGCGGAGCGACCCCTGACCGGGGCCCGCGGATACCCATTCCCTGCTGTGGCAGGGCACAGCGGCGGTACAGCAATGCCGGCGAGGGTCGAGGTGGATCACTACTAG
- a CDS encoding response regulator transcription factor, with protein sequence MSSSSDRRAAVVIEDDLDIRNLVSAVLEQGGFQVSGATTGREGVDVVRQEHPVVVTLDIGLPDIDGYEVLRRIRSTSDCYVVVLSGRTDETDILTALQAGADDYILKPFRPRELRARIDAMLRRPRIGQHVHSTPAPPAPAAVSSTSSAEAGAGTSSDHLLRNGSLVVDGDARTATCSGIELPLTKTEFNLLHELMRSNGAVRTKEDLVRVSRGRDYRGYNFVSRTDERAIEVHIANLRQKLARADGNPELIITVRGVGFRILPGQARSR encoded by the coding sequence ATGAGTAGTTCGAGCGATCGTCGTGCCGCCGTCGTCATCGAGGACGATCTCGACATCCGCAACCTCGTCTCCGCCGTCCTCGAGCAGGGTGGCTTCCAGGTCAGCGGCGCAACCACCGGGCGCGAGGGCGTGGACGTGGTCCGCCAGGAACACCCCGTCGTGGTGACACTGGACATCGGACTGCCCGACATCGACGGGTACGAGGTCCTCCGGCGGATCCGCTCCACCAGCGACTGCTACGTGGTCGTCCTGAGCGGACGCACGGACGAGACGGACATCCTCACGGCCCTCCAGGCGGGCGCCGACGACTACATCCTGAAGCCGTTCCGGCCCCGCGAACTGAGGGCGCGCATCGACGCGATGCTCCGCAGGCCCCGTATCGGCCAGCACGTCCACTCCACGCCTGCGCCGCCGGCTCCCGCCGCCGTCTCCAGCACCTCCTCCGCCGAGGCAGGAGCCGGGACGTCGTCGGACCATCTCCTGCGGAACGGCAGCCTCGTGGTGGACGGCGATGCCCGCACCGCGACCTGTTCGGGCATCGAGCTGCCGCTCACGAAGACGGAGTTCAATCTGCTGCACGAACTGATGCGCAGCAATGGCGCCGTGCGGACCAAGGAGGACCTGGTGCGTGTCTCCCGTGGCCGGGACTACCGCGGGTACAACTTCGTGAGCCGGACCGACGAACGGGCCATCGAGGTGCACATCGCCAACCTCCGCCAGAAGCTGGCCCGCGCCGACGGGAATCCGGAGCTCATCATCACTGTCCGCGGGGTCGGATTCCGGATCCTGCCCGGGCAGGCCCGGTCGCGTTAG
- a CDS encoding phosphodiester glycosidase family protein encodes MPTSSKPRTPNRLRKTILASSLAVTLAAGGTTAWALDRFVVEKVEISDVSAYEAEQAGSTDSETAAATDSATDTATASATDTDTETDTDTDTVLTDTSYTSEDSSIQISTVVTGSGDETVTYYVADVELTDATTLRSAFADDSFGENITETTSAIAEANNAIFAINGDYYGFRDTGIVIRNGVVYRDEGARQGLAFYTDGTVQVYDETTTTAEQLLADGVWNTLSFGPSLLDDGEIAAGIEDVEVDTNFGNHSIQGEQPRTAVGVIDENHLVFVVVDGRSDGYSDGVTMTELAGIMQGLGATTAYNIDGGGSSTMYFDGELVNNPLGKGEERATSDILYIGQ; translated from the coding sequence ATGCCAACCTCTTCGAAGCCCCGCACGCCGAACCGCCTCCGCAAGACCATCCTCGCCTCGTCCCTCGCCGTGACCCTCGCCGCGGGCGGCACCACGGCCTGGGCCCTCGACCGTTTCGTCGTCGAGAAGGTGGAGATCTCGGACGTCTCCGCCTACGAGGCGGAGCAGGCGGGATCGACGGACAGCGAAACCGCCGCTGCCACGGACAGCGCCACCGACACCGCCACCGCCAGCGCCACCGACACCGACACGGAGACCGACACCGACACCGACACCGTCCTGACCGACACCTCCTACACCTCGGAGGACAGCAGCATCCAGATTTCCACCGTCGTCACGGGATCCGGTGATGAGACCGTCACCTACTACGTGGCCGACGTCGAACTCACCGATGCGACGACCCTCCGCTCGGCGTTCGCGGACGACAGCTTCGGCGAGAACATCACCGAGACCACCTCGGCCATCGCCGAGGCCAACAACGCCATCTTCGCCATCAACGGCGACTACTACGGCTTCCGCGACACCGGGATCGTCATCCGCAACGGCGTGGTCTACCGGGACGAGGGCGCACGGCAGGGCCTCGCCTTCTACACGGACGGCACCGTTCAGGTCTACGACGAGACCACCACGACCGCGGAGCAGCTGCTCGCGGACGGCGTCTGGAACACGCTGTCCTTCGGCCCGTCCCTCCTCGATGACGGCGAGATCGCGGCCGGCATCGAGGACGTCGAGGTGGACACCAACTTCGGCAACCACTCGATCCAGGGGGAACAGCCCCGCACCGCCGTCGGCGTGATCGACGAGAACCACCTCGTGTTCGTCGTCGTCGACGGGCGCTCGGACGGCTACAGCGACGGCGTCACGATGACCGAGCTCGCCGGGATCATGCAGGGACTCGGAGCCACGACCGCGTACAACATCGACGGTGGAGGGTCCTCCACCATGTACTTCGACGGCGAACTGGTGAACAACCCGCTCGGCAAGGGCGAGGAACGCGCCACCTCCGACATCCTGTACATCGGCCAGTAG
- a CDS encoding bifunctional glycosyltransferase family 2/GtrA family protein, which produces MIILIPGYQPDGKLPQLVGDLLAADPRLLVLVVDDGSGPRFGTVFDDARHAGATVIGYPHNRGKGQALKTGFGYAERHHPGEGVVCADSDGQHAVPDILRVAARLRGTGGSTRWTGSTMVLGERAFDGDVPVRSRLGNALTRILFRLAAGVRLQDTQTGLRGYPAAMLPWLQSVRGDRYEYELNLLLQAGQAGHRIDSIPISTIYLTGNSSSHFRPLVDSARIYAPLLAFSLSSLAAFGIDLAAFVVLGLLTDSLLLAVVGARVLSSSVNFLANRRLVFAEGRHRPLSAAALRYFTLVVALLAANYAGIFLLTDAGVPEVAAKVFTEAALFITSFTVQKRFLSGRGAAPTLRVPRPALPRGSGTEAGPVPRAVPAPEAVPTFTTVPPPAAPRGRRVA; this is translated from the coding sequence GTGATCATCCTCATCCCCGGCTACCAACCCGACGGCAAGCTCCCGCAACTCGTCGGCGACCTGCTCGCCGCGGATCCCCGCCTTCTGGTCCTCGTGGTCGACGACGGCAGCGGTCCCCGCTTCGGCACCGTGTTCGACGACGCCCGCCACGCCGGTGCCACCGTGATCGGTTACCCGCACAACCGCGGCAAGGGGCAGGCGCTCAAGACCGGCTTCGGCTATGCGGAGCGCCACCACCCGGGGGAGGGCGTGGTCTGCGCCGACAGCGACGGGCAGCACGCCGTGCCGGACATCCTCCGCGTGGCCGCCCGCCTCCGCGGAACGGGCGGCTCCACGCGTTGGACCGGCTCCACGATGGTCCTGGGGGAGCGCGCGTTCGACGGCGACGTGCCTGTCCGGAGCCGCCTCGGCAACGCCCTTACGCGTATCCTGTTCCGGCTTGCGGCAGGCGTCCGGCTGCAGGACACGCAGACGGGGCTCCGCGGGTACCCCGCGGCGATGCTCCCGTGGCTGCAGTCGGTGCGAGGGGACCGCTACGAGTACGAACTGAACCTGCTGCTGCAGGCCGGCCAGGCGGGCCACCGGATCGACAGCATTCCGATCTCGACCATCTACCTCACCGGCAACAGCTCCTCCCACTTCCGGCCACTCGTGGACTCGGCACGCATCTACGCCCCTTTGCTCGCGTTCTCCCTGTCCTCGCTGGCCGCCTTCGGGATCGACCTGGCAGCCTTCGTGGTCCTCGGCCTGCTGACGGACTCCCTGCTCCTGGCCGTCGTGGGAGCGAGGGTCCTCAGCTCGTCGGTCAATTTCCTGGCGAACCGGCGCCTCGTCTTTGCCGAGGGCCGGCACCGGCCCCTGTCCGCCGCCGCCCTGCGGTACTTCACGCTCGTCGTCGCCCTGCTGGCCGCGAACTATGCCGGAATCTTCCTGCTCACCGACGCGGGGGTGCCGGAGGTCGCGGCGAAGGTCTTCACCGAAGCCGCTCTCTTCATCACCAGCTTCACCGTGCAGAAACGCTTCCTCTCGGGCAGGGGCGCGGCCCCCACGCTCCGCGTCCCCCGGCCCGCGCTCCCTCGGGGCAGCGGAACGGAAGCCGGGCCTGTCCCGCGGGCAGTGCCTGCACCCGAAGCGGTGCCGACCTTCACAACAGTGCCGCCACCGGCCGCGCCACGGGGCCGCCGCGTCGCCTGA
- a CDS encoding DUF4956 domain-containing protein: MNILILIAADLLAITLLTFGLYLRRHRRRDLVVSYLGMNVGVLAVATALSGSAAGVGLGLGLFGVLSIIRLRSTELAQHEVAYYFSALALGLIAGLGAEPLWLPLALMGLILAVMVIGDSSRVLPGYRHQTVVLDQAIGDEALLQVRLAEVLNARIHTATVSELDLVNDKTIVEVRFEVVSAPAGRQTPLTPVTPSIAALPESGSAGTTYYTDLPEPTPAADPAHVPATAPATRHDQDSVAGSAQARVS; this comes from the coding sequence ATGAACATCCTGATCCTCATCGCCGCCGACCTGCTGGCGATCACCCTCCTCACCTTCGGCCTGTACCTACGCCGCCACCGCCGTCGCGACCTCGTGGTCTCCTACCTCGGCATGAATGTCGGAGTCCTCGCGGTGGCGACGGCCCTCTCGGGCTCGGCGGCCGGCGTCGGGCTGGGACTCGGGCTGTTCGGCGTGCTCTCGATCATCCGTCTCCGCTCCACCGAGCTCGCCCAGCACGAGGTGGCCTACTACTTCTCCGCCCTGGCCCTCGGCCTCATCGCTGGCCTCGGCGCAGAACCGCTCTGGCTCCCGCTGGCACTCATGGGCCTGATCCTCGCGGTCATGGTCATCGGCGACTCCTCCCGGGTGCTGCCCGGGTACCGGCACCAGACCGTGGTGCTGGACCAGGCCATTGGTGACGAAGCACTACTCCAGGTGCGCCTGGCGGAGGTCCTCAACGCCCGGATCCATACCGCCACGGTGTCCGAACTGGACCTCGTGAATGACAAGACCATCGTCGAGGTCCGCTTCGAAGTGGTGTCCGCCCCGGCAGGGCGCCAAACGCCGCTGACACCGGTGACGCCGTCGATCGCCGCGCTCCCGGAGAGCGGCTCGGCGGGCACCACCTACTACACCGACCTGCCCGAGCCCACGCCCGCCGCGGACCCGGCACACGTTCCCGCGACCGCCCCCGCGACACGGCACGACCAGGACAGCGTGGCAGGAAGCGCACAGGCGAGGGTGTCGTGA
- a CDS encoding polyphosphate polymerase domain-containing protein, translating into MTAGDFAGLDARPSISLDELIGAAALQTRVDRKYVVGTRLAGSVLDAFAAEVRVLEMLGRRSFTYDSVYFDTPDLDSYLLAAHGRRRRYKIRTRTYVDSGTSFLEVKTEGARAATVKERIPYALSDSHRLTPEGLDYVNETLACSIGSVPSGVLEPVIETRYRRITLYLPESESRATIDLGVTWRRPGGRPHELDGAVILETKSGSAASALDRHLWASGIRPSRISKFATGMAALDPALPANRWHRTISTSLPLRPLSR; encoded by the coding sequence GTGACCGCCGGCGACTTCGCGGGCCTCGATGCCCGGCCTTCCATCAGCCTCGACGAGCTCATCGGCGCAGCCGCCCTGCAGACCAGGGTGGACCGGAAGTACGTCGTCGGCACCCGGCTGGCAGGCAGCGTTCTCGACGCCTTCGCCGCCGAGGTCCGCGTCCTCGAGATGCTCGGACGCCGTTCCTTCACCTACGACTCCGTCTACTTCGACACCCCCGACCTCGACAGCTACCTGCTCGCAGCCCATGGCAGGCGCCGCCGGTACAAGATCCGCACCCGCACGTACGTGGACAGTGGCACCAGCTTCCTCGAAGTGAAGACCGAGGGCGCCCGTGCGGCCACCGTCAAGGAACGCATCCCCTACGCGCTCTCCGACAGCCACCGCCTCACCCCCGAGGGCCTCGACTACGTCAACGAGACGCTGGCCTGCTCCATCGGCTCGGTGCCCTCCGGTGTCCTCGAGCCTGTAATCGAGACCCGCTACCGCCGCATCACGCTGTACCTGCCGGAATCGGAGAGCCGGGCGACGATCGACCTCGGTGTCACCTGGCGCAGGCCCGGAGGACGCCCCCACGAGCTCGACGGCGCGGTCATCCTCGAGACGAAATCGGGCAGCGCGGCAAGCGCCCTCGATCGCCACCTCTGGGCTTCCGGTATCCGGCCGAGCCGGATCTCCAAATTCGCCACCGGCATGGCCGCCCTCGACCCGGCGCTTCCCGCCAACCGTTGGCACCGCACCATCTCCACCTCCCTCCCGCTCCGCCCCCTGTCCCGCTGA